Within the Corynebacterium afermentans subsp. lipophilum genome, the region GCAACCTTGCCGCGCTGCGCCTTCCAGCGCTCGACGGTCGCCTCCACGGTGTGGGGCTTGCCCAGCAATTCGCCGTCGAGGAGCAGCATGGAGTCGCAGCCGACCACCACGTCGTCGGGGAAGTCGGCGATGGCAGTCTCAGCTTTGGCGCGGGCGAGGGTGGAAACGGTGGTGGCCGCATCGACGCTGTGAAGCGATGCGATTAGCGCGTCCTCGTCGATGTGGGCGGGACGCAGCACCGGCTTCACCCCACCTTGCTCGAGCAGCATGCGCCGTGACGGCGACTGCGACGCCAACACCAGTCGCATTAGAAGTACGCCGCCGAGTCGAAGGCGTGCGGGTTGAACGCGGTGGCGGGGTGGGAGGTACCCCAGTAGTTCGCGTCCGGCTGCACCCCGGCCAGCTTGCGCTCGCGCTTAAGCTGCTCCAGCACCTGCGAAAGTGCCGCGAGTTCCGCCTCGGTGGGGTTGCCCTTGAGTACCTGAATGTCCACGTCAGCCTCCTTACAGCGGGATGTTGCCGTGCTTCTTCTGCGCCGGGTAGCCCACCTTGCGCTCCAGCAGACGCAGGCCCTCGAGCACGCGGTCGCGGGTGGCGGACGGCTCGATCACGGCGTCCACCAGGCCGCGCTCCGTGGCCACGTACGGGTTGAGGTTCTCCTCGGCGTACTGCTCGGCGTCGGTGCCGATGGCTTCGGCGGCGGTGGGGGCGTCTGCAAGCGCGATCTGGGCGGTCGGCCACGCGAACACCAGATCAGCACCCAAACCCTTCGAGCCGAGCAGGGCATACGAGGGGCCGAACGCCTTGCGGGTGACCACGGTGATCGTGCCCACCTGGGCCTCGGCGAACGCGTAGGCAAGTGCCGCTGCAGCGGCGGACGAGCCAGCGCGCTCCTCCTCGACGGCCGGCAGGAAGCCCGGCGAGTCCACAAACTGCACGATCGGCAGGTTAAACGCGTCGCAGGTGCGGATGAAGCGCGCGGTCTTGCGGGCGGCGTCGCGGGTCAGGCAGCCGGCCAGCACGCTCGGCTGCGTGGCGACGACACCAACGGCACGCCCGCCGACATGCGCAAACCCGGTGACCACAGAGCCCGCGAAGTCTGCGGAAAGCTCGAAGAAGTCCCCGTCGGTGATGGCGTTGATCACGTCGGCGACGTCGTAGGGCTGGTTGTCGTCGTCCGGGATGAACGTGTCCAGGTCAACACCGGAACCGGCGGCCTCAGCGCCCAGCGGGGAGGCGGCCTTGTTGTTTAGCGGCAGGTAGCCCACCACCGCGCGCGCCAGCTCCACGGCCTCTGCGTCGGTGGCGGCGGTCAGCTGCGCCAGGCCGGTCTCAGCGGCGTGGACGGCGCTGCCGCCGAGCTCCTCTGCAGTGGTTTCGGTCTCGGTCACCTTGCTCACGATGTCGGCGGTGGTCACGTGCATCGACGCGCCCTCGGCCATGACGGTGATGTCCGCCAGCGGCACGGTCGCCGCGGTCAGTGCCGCCGCGTCGCCGGCCACGACTGCGATCTGCGGGATCAGCCCGGAGGCGCGGGTGGCGGCGCGCAGGATCTGGGCCTGCATGTGCGCGGTGACAATGCCTTCCTTCCAGCGCGGGCCGGTGGAGTCGTAGATGCCGATCAGCGGCACGCCGGTCTTGGTGGCCAGGTCGTAGATCTTGAGCATCTTCTCGGCGTAGACCTCGCCGATCTGCCCGTCGAAGACGGTGGGGTCCTGGGAGAATAGGCATACCCTTCGGCCGTCGATAAGCCCGTAGCCTGTGACCACGCCGTCGGTGGAGGGCTTGGACTTGTCCATCTTGTACGCCTCGACGCGGTGCTTGGCCAGCGCGTCGGTTTCCACGAATGTGCCTTCGTCCACAAGCTTGAGCACGCGCTCGCGGGCGGTGGCGGCTCCGGCTGCGTGCACTGCGTCGATCGCGTCCTGACCGACCGGGGCCTGCGCCTCATCCAGGCGGTTGCGCAGATCCTCGATGCGGCCCGCGGTGGTGGTCATGTCGGGTTTGGATGAACTCATAACGCCTCAGTCTAGATTCCTTATGTGCCGCCATGCTTATCGACGGCTCCGCCGCCCACGTTTCACCCTCCACCGACGGGCAGTAGAGCGGAGCCTACGGGCCGAGAAGGGCGAGGGGCATGACGATGATTCCGTCGGGGCGGACGTATGCCTGTTTACCTGTGGTTACCACCATCAGGTTGGTTACCCGGTCCGGGATGCGATCGCGCAGCCACAAAAGGTGTCGGACGTCGGTGTCCTCAACCCGCGGCTTGAGTTTGACCTCAACACCGACGACTTCTCGTTCCGGCCCTTCGACGATGAAGTCGACTTCCCGTTCTCCGGCGTTTGATCGGAGATGGTACACCCGCGCTCTGGCTGCTTGAGCCAGCACACGGAGCGTGAGCGCAGTCAGGGATTCGAAGAGTGGCCCAAACATGTGGGCCGCGCGGTTGCTGAGGAGGCTGGATGCGCCGATGCCGAGCAGTCGTGCCGCGAGAGCGGGGTCGGCGAGGTGGTGTTTGGGACCCTGCTGCAACCGCTTGAACTCGTTATGTTCCGGAACCCACCCAGGGACTGGATCGAGCAGCCAAATCTTCGTTAGGTGCTCGCGGTATGCGAGCGTAGTTTTCTGATTCGGCTGCTCCACCTGGCCGCCCGTTGTGGCGTCGAGCAGCCTCGAGTAGGCGGTGGTCGTTGAAGTGGCCGCGGCATAGGCGCGCAGCCAGCTCCGGAGCGTTTCGGGCCGGCGGACTTCGTAGCCTGCATCGGGGATGTCGCGGTCGATGATGCGCTCGATGTACGAGTCGAGCATCAGTGTTTGGACCGTGGGATCAGTCGCGGCAATGGCGGGAAAACCACTGCCGGTAATGAGCTTGGCGTAATCGCCGACCTCAAAATCCGAGTGTCCCGACACATCGTTGTCTCCGGCCATGATCCTGACGAAGCTGCACGTGGGGTCGGAGACGCCGCGTTCATGGACCGCCATCGGGCGCATACGCAACGAGAAGATCCGCCCTGCACCCGAATGGGAACCCTTTGCATCGACGGGAGTGGCCGAGCCGGTGAGGAGAAAGCGCCCGGGGGCAGCTCCTTGGTCCACTTGGCGGCGAACTGCATCCCAAACCTGGGGGAGATGCTGCCACTCGTCGATGAGCAACGTGCCGTCCGGCGCCGAGGAGAGCGAAAAATCGGCCTCCGCAATGCTGCGCATATCCGGATCATCAAGGAACCAAGTGGTGTCGGCGCGGCGTTTGGCTGTGTCTGTTTTCCCGACACCTTTCGGTCCGTCAATGGCGATTGCGGACAGGTGGGGCATGAGAAGGTCGAGCTCGTCGTCGAGGGTGCGTCGGAGGTAGGCCATACGGGCATTGTACTGCACGAGAGTGTCCTACTACCGCATTTTCAGGACTCCTACTACCTGATTTTCAGAAGCTCTACTACTCGATTTTCAGGATTCCTACTACCTGATTTTCAGAAAATGCCCCACGCCGAAAATCCGGTGTGGGGCATCGCATCGTCTTAAGAGAGGAAGAAACTACCGCTCCCAAACGCGGTGGGACGCCAGCAGCTCCTTCACCGGCGCTGCGGCAGCGTCGGCGGTGTCGACCGCGACGATGCCCGGCTGGTCTGCTGGCACGCGGGCGCCCTCGAGTGCCTCCTTGCCGGTCTCACCCACGGCGATGATGGCCTTCTTGTGGCGCTCGAGCTCGCCGAGCATCGTGTTCACGTCGGTGTTTGTCGGCGGGTTGACCACCACGGCCGCGTCGAACTCGATGGAGCTGGCGGTCAGGTACGTGCGCGAGATGGACACGTCCTTGCCGCCAATCTTCACGGCCCCGCCCTTTTCGGCGACGAGCAGTGGGGTGGTGCCGGCGGCGAAGAGGTCGTCGACAAGCTTGCCCACAGCGTCGGCGGAATCACCCAGGTCGGTGGAGATGAGCACGCCGACCTGGCGGCCGTCGATAGGCCAGGTGCCGCCCATCTGGGACAGCGCCTCGGACGGCTTCACGTCGGCGACATCCTGCTTCTCCGGGTGCGGCAGGCCGAGGTTGTCGGCCACGGCCTCTGCGAGGGCCTGGTCCACGTGCGCGAGCACATCGAGGTAGCGCACCTTGACGGCCTCCTCGTAGCACTTGCCCAGCTCGAAGGACAGGGCCTGGGTGAGGTGGTCCTGCTCGACGTCGGTCAGCGAGATGTAGAACTGGCGCGCCTGGGAGAAGTGGTCGTCGAAGGACGCGGGCTGCTCACGGGTGATCTTGCCTTCCACGGCGACGGGAACGTCGATAAATGCGCCCTCGTCCACGGTGGCCTCGGCCGGGTTGTTCTCGTCCAGCGAGTTCGGCTTGTAGGGCGCCACGCCGGTGTGGGAGCCGACCTGGTGCATGCCGTCGCGCAAGTTGTCGTTCACCGGCGCCTGCGGGCGGTTGATTGGCAGCTGCGCAAAGTTCGGCCCGCCCAGACGGGAAATCTGGGTGTCCAGGTAGGAAAACAGGCGGCCCTGCAGCAGCGGGTCCGCGGTGACGTCGATGCCCGGGGGCAGGTGCGACGGGCAGAACGCGACCTGCTCAACCTCTTCGAAGTAGTTGCGCGGGTTCTTGTTCAGCGTCATCGTGCCGATGATCTCCACCGGTGCGAGCTCCTCGGGCACGAGCTTGGTCGGGTCCAGCAGGTCGATGCCCTCGAACATCTGGTCCTCCGTGTCCGGGAAGACCTGCACGCCGAGGTCCCATTGCGGGTAGGCGCCGGCCTCGATGGCGTCGTAAAGATCGCGGCGGTGGAAATCCGGGTCCATGCCGCCGGTGATCTGCGCTTCTTCCCACACCTGGGAGTGCACGCCGAACTTCGGCTTCCAGTGGAACTTGACCAGGGTGGTCTCGCCCGCATCGTTGATGAAGCGGAACGTGTGGATGCCAAAGCCTTCCATCATGCGCAGCGAGCGTGGAATACCGCGGTCCGACATGTTCCACAGCGTGTGGTGGGTCGCCTCGGTGTGCAGACCGACAAAGTCCCAGAACGTGTCGTGCGCCGACTGCGCCTGCGGGATCTCGCGGTCCGGGTGCGGCTTACCCGCGTGGATGACGTCCGGGAACTTGATGGCGTCCTGGATGAAAAACACCGGGATGTTGTTGCCCACCAGGTCCCAGTTGCCCTCTTCGGTGTAGAACTTCGTGGCCCAGCCGCGGGTATCGCGCACGGAGTCGGCGGAGCCGCGGGAGCCCAGCACGGTGGAAAAACGCACGAAGACAGGGGTCTCAGCGTCCTTCTTGAACACCTTGGCCTTGGAAATCTTCGACGCGTTGCCGTTGGCCACGAACGTGCCGTGGGCACCCACACCGCGCGCGTGGACGGCGCGCTCCGGGATGCGCTCGTGGTCGAAGTGGGTGATCTTCTCGCGGAAGTGGTGGTCCTGCATCAGCAGCGGGCCGCGCTCGCCGGCGCGCAGCGACTTCGAGGTCTCAGACAGGCGCGCACCCTGGGCGGTGGTGAGGTACTCGCCTTGCTGCGTGCGCGGATCCGGGGAATCCGAACCGGCACCGAAGTGGAACGGGCAACCGGTGGCAGAAACCGAGGCCGGCGGCTGCTGCGCGTCGGTGTCCTGCGGCGGGGTGGTCTTGCCGCCGGGCTGCGAAACGCCCGGCGTTGCGGCGCCCGGCTTACCGGGGGCGCTATCGCCCGCCGGCGACGCTGCGTTGGTGGATGGGGTCTTGTCGCTCATTCCAGTTCAACCTCTCAAGGTATGGGAGTAGGTGCCCGCCCGAGCGTAGCGATGCGTGCGCCGTGAGGCCGTGAAAAATTACTACGCTCGTCCACATGAGTGTGCGCAACGTGCAGCGAATCCAGGACGAAGTAGCCGAGTACTGGCCGAACGTGCGATGGGTGGAATCCACCGGCTCCACCAACGCCGACCTACTCAACGACAAAGCCGCGCCTGGCACAGTGCTCATCGCCGACGAACAGACGGCGGGCAAGGGGCGGCTGGGGCGGCAGTGGGTCACGCCGAAAGGCTCCCAGTTGGCCATGAGCATGGTGGTGGAAGTGCCGGAGACGCCGCCGCCGTTCGGCCTGCTGTCCATCGCGCCGGGCGTGGCGGTGACTGACGTGGTGCCGCAGGCGCGGCTGAAGTGGCCCAACGACGTCCAGATCGGCGGCCAGAAAATCGCCGGGATCCTCTCCGCGCTGGACATGCCGCGCGTGATCGTGGGCATCGGCATCAACGTGGCCATGCGCGAGGAGGACCTGCCCGTGGACACCGCCACCGCGCTCAACCTCGAGGGGCTGGACGTGGATTTCGACGATTTCACCGCCGACATTCTGCTCGCGATGGGCAAGCGGCTGACCCAGTGGCGCGAGGGCGACCCGCAGCTTTTGGAGGACTACCGCGCGGTGTGCGCCACCATCGGCCAGAGCGTGCGCCTGGAGATGCGCGAGGGCGAGGAGACCGTCACCGGCACCGTCACCGGGGTCAACGACGAGGGCGAGGTGCTTATCAACGGCTCCGCGTATTCCGTCGGCGACGTCCACCATCTGCGGCCGACGTCCTAGGCGTGCAGTACCCTGCCTGTTTATGGCTGGCAAAGCACCGTTTCGCATCGGCGGGGACGAAGTCGTCCTTGCCGACGTGTGCGCGCCGCTTTCCGCGCTGACCATCCCGCTGCTCGAGCTGGTGGCTGTCACCGGCGTGGCCTGGATGGCCATCGGCTGGATGGACGTGACCCCGCACGTGGACCCGGGCCTGCGCAACATCGTGGTGTTGATCTGGGCGCTGATCGTGCTGTGGCGGTTCATCGTCCCGCTGGTGGCGTCCAGGCGCCGGCGCTTCATCGTCACCGACAAGCGCATCCTGGCCCGCGGCCGGCGCGGTGCGGTGGATTCCATCCCGCTGCGCCAGATCCACTCTGTGCGCCGCGAGCGCGGCGGCATCAACGTGGCGGTGTACGGCTACGCGCAGCCGATCGTGTTCGAGCGGGTGGGCAAGACGCGCGCGGTGGAGAAAGTGCTGCAGCGCGCGCTCGGCGCGGCGCGGTAGGCCTGCGGCGCGCGGCCGGCGCCCGGCGCCGCGCGCCTCGCCTCGGGAGCCCCTACCTCCGACACTTCGTGGCGGAATCTGTCAGTGCGCCCCTATATCCCCAGGTCGGCACAAACGGCTGCCGTAATTTGTCAGGAACCCCGTCCGGCGCACCCTTTCCGCCCGGCGTTTTGCGCTACTTGTACCCCTTAATTTCTGTGGTGTGCAGCTGCTCGTCCAAGTCCTCGGGGGAGAGCTTGCCGCCCAAGAACTCGGCGGTGACCGGCAGGTGCAGCTCCATGTCGGTGCCGGGGCACAGCTCGATCACCGCTTCGTCCACGGTGTAGTCCAGCACGTGGCCGCCGCGCGAGTGCTCGTTATCGATGAAGTGCACGTGGCAGCCCGGCACACCGATGCCTTTGGCGTACATGGGGGTGCGGAAACCCCCGATGACGCCCTCGACGTCGGTGAAGACGTGCTCCGCGTCGTCGGAAACCGCCTCCGACATCGGCGGGTAGGGCTTTTCCTGCTTGGTCACCGTGCGCACCACCACTTCCTTGAACCGGCCGGTGATTTTCACGGCGGTGAAGAAGTTGTGGCTCGGCTCGGCGTCGTCGATAAATTTGGCTAGCTCGGAGCGGACCATGCCGGCGGGGGCGTCGAAACGCATCCGCGGCACGAAGTTGGTCACCACGGTAAACGGGGTGCGCTGGTCCAAATCGGCCACCCGCGCCTTGCCGTCGGAGGTGAGCTGGTGGCACACCCCGTCCAGGATGAGCATCTCGCCGTCGAGGGCGTCGAAGGTGCCCAAGCCGAAGTTGCCTTTGCTCAAGATGTCGCCGATGGTCAGCTCGCCGTCGTAGATGCCGTCGAGAAGCGCGGTCATCAGCGAGTTCTGGAAGATTGTGTGGCGGGCGATCGTTTCAGACATGGCTGCGATGCTAGTTGGAGGGGCGACTACAGTGTGCAGGGTGAGTAACGCCTATGGGATGCCAGTCGTCGCCGTCATCGGCGACGGCCAGTTGGCACGGATGATGCAGACGGAAGCGATCGAGCTCGGCGTGGAGACCCGCGTGCTGGCAGCGAACAAGGACGCCTCGGCCGCGCAGGTGTTCGGCGACGTGCGCCTCGGCGACTACACCAAGCTTGAGGACTTGCGCGCGATCGTGGACGGCGCGGATGCGGTCACCTTCGACCACGAGCATGTGCCCAACGAGTACGCGCAGTTGCTTATCGACGAAGGCGTGGCCGTCGAACCCCGCCCCGATGCCTTGATCTACGCCCAGGACAAACTCGAGCAGCGCCGCCGCTTGTCCGAGGCCGGCCTGCCGGTGCCGGCGTTTGCGGCGGTCGAGTCGGCCGCGGACGCCGAGGCGTTCTGGGACGAGACCGGCGGCCAGGTGTGCTTGAAGGCCACCCGTGGCGGCTATGACGGACACGGGGTATGGTTCCCGTCGTCGCGCGCAGAGTGCGCCGAGCTGGTCGAGGACCTGCTGGGCCGCGACCTGCCGCTGATGGCGGAGAAGAAGGTCGCGTTCACCCGCGAGCTGTCCGCGATGGTGGCGCGCAACCGCTCCGGCGACGTGCGCGCCTGGCCGGTGGTGGAGTCGCGCCAAGACGGCGGGATCTGCCGCGTGGCCATCGCTCCCGCGCCGGGCATGTCCGCGGAGCTGGCGGCGCGCTGCGAGGAGCTCGCCGTGCGCGTTGCTGAGGGCTTGGGCGTGACCGGCGTGTTGGCTGTGGAGCTGTTCGAGTACGAGGGCGAGCAAGGCCCAGAGGTGTCGGTAAACGAGCTGGCCATGCGCCCGCACAACACCGGCCACTGGACCCAGAACGGGTGCGTGACCTCCCAGTTCGAGCAGCATGTTCGGGCGGTACTGGACTGGCCGTTAGGTGCCGTCGATAAGCTTTCGCCCGCAACCGTCATGGTCAACACCCTCGGCGGCGACGAAGACCCCTCCGTGCCGATGGCCGAGCGCGTCGTCGAAGTGATGCGCAAGTACCCGCAGGCCAAGGTGCACCTCTACGGCAAGGACCACCGCCCCGGGCGCAAGATGGGGCACATCAACGTGTGCGCGGACAGCGTCGACGACGCGCTCGCGGTGGCGGAGGACGCCGCGCATTACATCATCCACGCAACCTGGAAGGACTAGACACATGGCACAGCCAGTCGTTGGCATCATCATGGGCTCCGACTCGGACTGGGACACCGTCGCCCCGGCCGCCGAGGTGCTCGCCGAATTCGGCATCCCGTTTGAAGTCGGCGTGGTCTCCGCGCACCGCACGCCGGAGAGGATGCTGGCGTACGCCAAGGAAGCGCACACGCGCGACCTGCAGGTGATCATCGCCTGCGCAGGCGGGGCCGCGCACCTGCCGGGCATGGTGGCCGCAGCGACCCCGCTGCCGGTGATCGGCATCCCGCGCGCCCTGGACACGCTGGACGGCCTGGATTCTCTGCTGTCCATCGTGCAGATGCCAGGCGGCGTGCCGGTGGCCACCGTCTCCATCGGCGGCGCGAAGAACGCAGGGCTTCTGGCCGCGCGCATCCTGGGTGCGGCCGATCCGTCAGTGCAGCGCAAGATGGTGGACTACCAGGCGCGCATGGCTGCGCAGGTGGAGCGTAAAGACGAGGCGCTGCGCAAGCGCCTGATGGGTGAGTAACCCAATCGTCGTGCTGGGCGCCCGCATCGTCGACGGGCGCCCTTCGCGCATGCTCGAGTTCCGCCTGCGCCGTGCGCTCGAGGTGTGGCGTGCAGCTCCCGCGCCGCTTGTGGTCTCCGGGTTTGGGGAGGCGGAGGTGATGGCCGACTGGTTGCTGGCCCGCGGGGTGCCGGAGGCGTCGATCGTGCTGGAGCCTAAGGCGCGCTCTACCAACGAGAACCTGGAGCGCTCCCGGGCGCTGTTCCCGGACGCTGCCTATCTCACCGTGGTGACCAGCGGTTTCCACGTTCTGCGCACCCGCGTGTGGGCGTGGCACCTGGGCATTCCGGTGCAGTTGGTGGCGGCGCCGACCCCAAAGACGTCCCGGGTGAAAAACTACGCGCGGGAGGTGGTGGCGCTGCCGCACTCCGTGGCGCGGGTGGTGTGGCGCCGTTTCGTGCGGCGGGTGCTCGGGCGGTAGGGGACAAGACCGTAGAGCTAAACCCTGGGATCCAAAGCCTGGGATCGGTCATAAAACGGCCGATCCCAGGCTTTGGATCCCAGGGTTTGTAGCTGGGGAGTGGCACACCTTCGGGCGGTGACGGATGTGACAACCGCGATGTCAGATTTGGCACTATGCCCAGGTCGCGCGGAACGGCCCGGTCATATCCGTCACTGGCGCCGGGGCGGGGGAGGGGCCGTCCGGCCGGAAGCGCTACTTCTGCAGGCCCGGCAGGTTCAGGCCCAGGTGCGGGCCCGCGAAGTAGAGGCCCGCGGCGCCGATGGTGGCCACGATGGCGATGATGCCGGCGAGCAGGCCGGCGAAACGCTTGGCGTTGTCGATCTCGTCCTGGGTGTACTCGGAACTGCCCGGGCCGCTGGACTGCTTGCCCTGGTCGGCCTGGTCAGAGGCCTGGTCGGTGGCTGCGGCGGTGTCGGTTGCCGGGGCGGCGGTGGCCACCGGGGCGGCGCCGGCAACGAGGGCGACGGCGAGCGCGGGGGCAATGGCGCGGCGGGAGATAGAGCTGGTGAGCATGGGAGGTCCCTTCATGGGCGTGAGTGTATCCGCCACAGAATAACCGACCGGGCCCGAGCGCCCAGCCTCAGGCCAGCCCACAAGGCACCGAAGTTACTGCCCGTCGATGAAGCGGGTGACCTTCTCCGCCTCGGCGATCTCCTGTAGCCGCTCTGCGGAGACCAGCCCGGTGACCACGACGACGGAGCCGCCGGCGGCGATGGGGCCGAGCACGTTGGAGGCGAACTCTTCGGTGGTGTGCCAGTCCTGCACCAGGTAGCGCTCCGCATCAAGGCCGGGCACCGCGAACGAGCTCAGCGCAGGGGATTGGCCGAAGTAGTCGTCGCCGTAGAAGCGCACGGTGGGGCCGAAGTCCACGGTGCCCACGGGCAGTTCGCCGCCGGCTTCCACCACGCCGCGCCCGAACGGGTCGTCGGAGACCACTACGCAATCGGGCACCTCGCTCCACCGCGCGGCGCCGTCCAGGGTGGTGAAGATGAGGTCGGGGGCGGGGGCACCGGAGGCGTCGATAAGCGGGGTGCGCG harbors:
- a CDS encoding 5-(carboxyamino)imidazole ribonucleotide synthase, yielding MSNAYGMPVVAVIGDGQLARMMQTEAIELGVETRVLAANKDASAAQVFGDVRLGDYTKLEDLRAIVDGADAVTFDHEHVPNEYAQLLIDEGVAVEPRPDALIYAQDKLEQRRRLSEAGLPVPAFAAVESAADAEAFWDETGGQVCLKATRGGYDGHGVWFPSSRAECAELVEDLLGRDLPLMAEKKVAFTRELSAMVARNRSGDVRAWPVVESRQDGGICRVAIAPAPGMSAELAARCEELAVRVAEGLGVTGVLAVELFEYEGEQGPEVSVNELAMRPHNTGHWTQNGCVTSQFEQHVRAVLDWPLGAVDKLSPATVMVNTLGGDEDPSVPMAERVVEVMRKYPQAKVHLYGKDHRPGRKMGHINVCADSVDDALAVAEDAAHYIIHATWKD
- a CDS encoding biotin--[acetyl-CoA-carboxylase] ligase — translated: MSVRNVQRIQDEVAEYWPNVRWVESTGSTNADLLNDKAAPGTVLIADEQTAGKGRLGRQWVTPKGSQLAMSMVVEVPETPPPFGLLSIAPGVAVTDVVPQARLKWPNDVQIGGQKIAGILSALDMPRVIVGIGINVAMREEDLPVDTATALNLEGLDVDFDDFTADILLAMGKRLTQWREGDPQLLEDYRAVCATIGQSVRLEMREGEETVTGTVTGVNDEGEVLINGSAYSVGDVHHLRPTS
- a CDS encoding acyl-CoA carboxylase subunit beta; its protein translation is MSSSKPDMTTTAGRIEDLRNRLDEAQAPVGQDAIDAVHAAGAATARERVLKLVDEGTFVETDALAKHRVEAYKMDKSKPSTDGVVTGYGLIDGRRVCLFSQDPTVFDGQIGEVYAEKMLKIYDLATKTGVPLIGIYDSTGPRWKEGIVTAHMQAQILRAATRASGLIPQIAVVAGDAAALTAATVPLADITVMAEGASMHVTTADIVSKVTETETTAEELGGSAVHAAETGLAQLTAATDAEAVELARAVVGYLPLNNKAASPLGAEAAGSGVDLDTFIPDDDNQPYDVADVINAITDGDFFELSADFAGSVVTGFAHVGGRAVGVVATQPSVLAGCLTRDAARKTARFIRTCDAFNLPIVQFVDSPGFLPAVEEERAGSSAAAAALAYAFAEAQVGTITVVTRKAFGPSYALLGSKGLGADLVFAWPTAQIALADAPTAAEAIGTDAEQYAEENLNPYVATERGLVDAVIEPSATRDRVLEGLRLLERKVGYPAQKKHGNIPL
- a CDS encoding TIGR03089 family protein, whose protein sequence is MSMLAPLMQTDPSTPRLTVYDDSRGVRMDFSAQTLDNWASKVANMLDEEFDAGDEVAIDLPVSWQAAVIAIGAYNSSRTPLIDASGAPAPDLIFTTLDGAARWSEVPDCVVVSDDPFGRGVVEAGGELPVGTVDFGPTVRFYGDDYFGQSPALSSFAVPGLDAERYLVQDWHTTEEFASNVLGPIAAGGSVVVVTGLVSAERLQEIAEAEKVTRFIDGQ
- a CDS encoding catalase; translated protein: MSDKTPSTNAASPAGDSAPGKPGAATPGVSQPGGKTTPPQDTDAQQPPASVSATGCPFHFGAGSDSPDPRTQQGEYLTTAQGARLSETSKSLRAGERGPLLMQDHHFREKITHFDHERIPERAVHARGVGAHGTFVANGNASKISKAKVFKKDAETPVFVRFSTVLGSRGSADSVRDTRGWATKFYTEEGNWDLVGNNIPVFFIQDAIKFPDVIHAGKPHPDREIPQAQSAHDTFWDFVGLHTEATHHTLWNMSDRGIPRSLRMMEGFGIHTFRFINDAGETTLVKFHWKPKFGVHSQVWEEAQITGGMDPDFHRRDLYDAIEAGAYPQWDLGVQVFPDTEDQMFEGIDLLDPTKLVPEELAPVEIIGTMTLNKNPRNYFEEVEQVAFCPSHLPPGIDVTADPLLQGRLFSYLDTQISRLGGPNFAQLPINRPQAPVNDNLRDGMHQVGSHTGVAPYKPNSLDENNPAEATVDEGAFIDVPVAVEGKITREQPASFDDHFSQARQFYISLTDVEQDHLTQALSFELGKCYEEAVKVRYLDVLAHVDQALAEAVADNLGLPHPEKQDVADVKPSEALSQMGGTWPIDGRQVGVLISTDLGDSADAVGKLVDDLFAAGTTPLLVAEKGGAVKIGGKDVSISRTYLTASSIEFDAAVVVNPPTNTDVNTMLGELERHKKAIIAVGETGKEALEGARVPADQPGIVAVDTADAAAAPVKELLASHRVWER
- a CDS encoding YdcF family protein; the encoded protein is MSNPIVVLGARIVDGRPSRMLEFRLRRALEVWRAAPAPLVVSGFGEAEVMADWLLARGVPEASIVLEPKARSTNENLERSRALFPDAAYLTVVTSGFHVLRTRVWAWHLGIPVQLVAAPTPKTSRVKNYAREVVALPHSVARVVWRRFVRRVLGR
- a CDS encoding acyl-CoA carboxylase subunit epsilon, which gives rise to MDIQVLKGNPTEAELAALSQVLEQLKRERKLAGVQPDANYWGTSHPATAFNPHAFDSAAYF
- a CDS encoding ATP-binding protein gives rise to the protein MAYLRRTLDDELDLLMPHLSAIAIDGPKGVGKTDTAKRRADTTWFLDDPDMRSIAEADFSLSSAPDGTLLIDEWQHLPQVWDAVRRQVDQGAAPGRFLLTGSATPVDAKGSHSGAGRIFSLRMRPMAVHERGVSDPTCSFVRIMAGDNDVSGHSDFEVGDYAKLITGSGFPAIAATDPTVQTLMLDSYIERIIDRDIPDAGYEVRRPETLRSWLRAYAAATSTTTAYSRLLDATTGGQVEQPNQKTTLAYREHLTKIWLLDPVPGWVPEHNEFKRLQQGPKHHLADPALAARLLGIGASSLLSNRAAHMFGPLFESLTALTLRVLAQAARARVYHLRSNAGEREVDFIVEGPEREVVGVEVKLKPRVEDTDVRHLLWLRDRIPDRVTNLMVVTTGKQAYVRPDGIIVMPLALLGP
- a CDS encoding Maf family protein — encoded protein: MRLVLASQSPSRRMLLEQGGVKPVLRPAHIDEDALIASLHSVDAATTVSTLARAKAETAIADFPDDVVVGCDSMLLLDGELLGKPHTVEATVERWKAQRGKVAQLLTGHAVWFGGEWVVDTVATTIRFGDVSDADIQAYAESGQPLECAGAFTLEALGSWFIDSIDGDPTSVIGLSMPLLRRCLYRFGLNASDLWE
- the purE gene encoding 5-(carboxyamino)imidazole ribonucleotide mutase, whose protein sequence is MAQPVVGIIMGSDSDWDTVAPAAEVLAEFGIPFEVGVVSAHRTPERMLAYAKEAHTRDLQVIIACAGGAAHLPGMVAAATPLPVIGIPRALDTLDGLDSLLSIVQMPGGVPVATVSIGGAKNAGLLAARILGAADPSVQRKMVDYQARMAAQVERKDEALRKRLMGE
- the budA gene encoding acetolactate decarboxylase; the protein is MSETIARHTIFQNSLMTALLDGIYDGELTIGDILSKGNFGLGTFDALDGEMLILDGVCHQLTSDGKARVADLDQRTPFTVVTNFVPRMRFDAPAGMVRSELAKFIDDAEPSHNFFTAVKITGRFKEVVVRTVTKQEKPYPPMSEAVSDDAEHVFTDVEGVIGGFRTPMYAKGIGVPGCHVHFIDNEHSRGGHVLDYTVDEAVIELCPGTDMELHLPVTAEFLGGKLSPEDLDEQLHTTEIKGYK